A single Herpetosiphonaceae bacterium DNA region contains:
- a CDS encoding tail fiber protein codes for MEGYIAEIRLFAGNFAPRGWAFCNGQILSIAQNTALFALLGTTYGGNGQTTFALPDLRGRVAVSPGQGPGLPAVNLGQMSGEPTHTLIITEMPAHNHTTQVTNHAFDEGFGGGGNSSVPTNNYWSSVASGAPYNTTTNTAMNPGAVQVVVGVAGGSQPHNNMQPYLGVNYIICMEGIFPSRN; via the coding sequence ATGGAAGGCTACATCGCCGAAATCCGGTTGTTTGCTGGCAATTTTGCGCCACGGGGTTGGGCTTTTTGCAACGGCCAAATCCTCTCGATCGCGCAGAACACGGCGCTCTTCGCCCTGTTAGGCACCACCTATGGCGGCAACGGACAAACAACCTTCGCCCTCCCGGATCTGCGCGGACGTGTGGCGGTTAGTCCGGGTCAGGGTCCTGGATTGCCAGCCGTGAATCTTGGTCAGATGTCGGGCGAACCGACGCACACGCTGATCATCACCGAGATGCCAGCCCATAACCATACCACCCAGGTCACGAATCATGCGTTTGACGAGGGCTTTGGAGGCGGCGGTAACAGCTCTGTGCCAACCAACAACTACTGGAGTTCGGTTGCCAGCGGCGCACCCTACAACACCACTACCAACACCGCGATGAATCCCGGTGCCGTACAAGTCGTGGTCGGCGTTGCGGGTGGTAGCCAGCCCCATAACAATATGCAGCCCTACCTTGGCGTTAACTATATTATTTGTATGGAAGGTATCTTCCCATCACGTAACTAG
- a CDS encoding PxKF domain-containing protein, with protein MRKQAPWMVGVIVLMALLLFPAATPVSAATIVVNPGGGGNYTTIQAAINNASPDDTIAIKTGTYNENLNLSLMGSAIGGATGNLQLVAVDGPGTVNLTGTGTKITQSGAFNGSLIINGLRFSTSNEDGIRLSSFNSLLIVNSTFGPIGSDTSLHNGLELTIGSGAPNVVLYNNTFRNISNDAILAVAQGSAQPTFTIVSNTISDDGTHGNTTDQAISIEMRGTVNGRATIVGNTLTQLESRAVVVAANEAAQVRAQIVGNTIDTITTVDQAIVAETLNGSTTALLDVAINNNTISNVSSGNGISVFMGGIVATPSTPRIVARIMGNTLTNIGNNDFDRGIAIIPGINNNTNLNGTMNVLVEGNQLTNIAASGLYILADDSIDIDATVRNNTFTNTVTFTSANEAGFLFRTNNASALLRLALTNNTATTATPATNREIRLLHQLGTFQLEGNPALTVEQNVAADNPSAAGSILVNGTISIIPRGTVAAPAAMDPPVAQDDTASAMSGTPTTINVLANDLDPNGTPVGLQYFTFTSFRGGTVTRNDNGTPANLTDDRLVYTSPAGYAGTDTLYYTATDGTGTDVALVTITVIPQPTATPTNTPTDTATPTPTNTPTNTPTDTATPTPTNTPTNTPTDTATPTPTNTPTDTATPTPTNTPTNTPTDTATPTPTNTPTDTATPTPTNTPTNTPTNTATPTPTSTVVYNFTGFFPPVDNPPVLNSVKAGRSIPIKFSLDGYQGLDIFWSGYPVSRKITCDSSDPIDTIEEISAPGSSGLSYDATTDQYTYIWKTEKSWANTCRQLIVKLADGSEYVAEFRFTK; from the coding sequence ATGCGTAAACAGGCCCCGTGGATGGTCGGCGTGATCGTGCTGATGGCCCTGCTGCTCTTCCCAGCGGCAACACCTGTCTCAGCCGCCACCATCGTTGTCAATCCGGGTGGTGGTGGCAACTATACGACGATCCAGGCGGCCATCAACAACGCCAGCCCTGATGACACCATCGCCATCAAAACTGGCACCTACAACGAAAATCTTAACCTCAGTCTCATGGGCAGCGCCATCGGTGGCGCAACCGGCAACCTCCAGCTCGTCGCTGTCGATGGTCCCGGCACTGTAAACCTCACTGGTACGGGCACCAAGATCACCCAGAGTGGTGCTTTCAACGGTAGCCTGATCATCAACGGCCTGCGCTTCTCCACCAGCAATGAGGACGGCATTCGGTTGAGCAGCTTCAACAGCCTGCTGATCGTCAACAGCACCTTCGGTCCGATCGGCTCCGACACCAGTCTGCACAACGGCCTGGAGCTAACGATCGGCAGCGGCGCTCCCAACGTCGTACTGTACAACAACACCTTCCGCAACATCTCGAACGACGCGATTTTAGCGGTCGCTCAGGGTAGCGCGCAGCCAACCTTTACGATTGTCTCGAATACGATCTCCGACGACGGCACCCACGGCAACACCACGGATCAGGCGATCTCGATTGAGATGCGCGGGACCGTCAACGGGCGGGCCACGATTGTCGGCAATACGCTGACACAGCTTGAGAGCCGGGCTGTCGTCGTCGCGGCGAACGAGGCCGCGCAAGTGCGGGCACAGATCGTCGGCAACACGATCGACACCATCACCACGGTTGACCAGGCGATCGTGGCGGAAACGCTCAACGGCTCCACGACCGCGCTGCTCGACGTTGCGATCAACAACAACACGATCAGCAATGTCAGCAGCGGTAACGGTATTTCGGTGTTCATGGGCGGTATCGTGGCAACACCCAGCACGCCGCGTATCGTCGCCAGGATCATGGGTAATACCCTGACCAACATCGGCAACAACGACTTCGATCGCGGCATCGCGATCATCCCAGGCATCAACAACAATACCAACCTGAATGGTACGATGAACGTGCTGGTCGAGGGCAACCAGTTGACCAACATCGCGGCATCCGGCCTGTACATCCTCGCAGATGACAGCATCGATATTGATGCGACGGTGCGCAACAATACCTTCACCAACACGGTGACGTTCACCAGCGCCAACGAAGCGGGCTTCCTGTTCCGCACCAACAATGCAAGCGCGCTCCTGCGGCTGGCGCTCACCAACAACACAGCGACGACGGCCACGCCCGCTACCAACCGCGAGATTCGGCTGCTGCATCAGTTGGGAACCTTCCAGCTCGAAGGCAATCCGGCCCTGACGGTCGAGCAAAACGTGGCGGCGGATAATCCAAGCGCGGCGGGATCGATTCTGGTCAACGGCACGATCAGCATTATTCCACGTGGCACAGTTGCAGCACCGGCTGCCATGGACCCGCCAGTCGCCCAGGACGACACGGCAAGCGCCATGAGCGGCACGCCCACGACGATCAATGTGCTGGCGAACGATCTCGATCCGAACGGGACGCCGGTCGGACTCCAATACTTCACCTTCACCTCGTTCCGAGGCGGCACTGTTACCCGCAACGACAATGGCACGCCCGCCAATCTGACCGACGATCGGCTGGTGTACACGTCGCCAGCGGGCTATGCCGGCACCGATACGCTCTACTACACGGCAACTGACGGCACAGGCACCGACGTGGCGCTGGTAACAATCACGGTCATTCCGCAGCCGACGGCAACGCCGACGAATACGCCGACGGATACGGCCACGCCGACGCCGACCAACACGCCGACCAACACGCCAACCGATACGGCCACACCGACGCCGACCAACACGCCGACGAATACGCCAACCGATACCGCGACGCCGACGCCGACGAATACGCCGACGGATACCGCGACGCCGACGCCGACCAACACGCCGACGAATACGCCGACGGATACTGCGACGCCGACGCCGACCAACACGCCGACGGATACCGCGACGCCGACGCCGACCAATACACCAACCAACACGCCGACGAATACTGCGACGCCGACGCCAACCAGCACCGTGGTCTACAACTTCACCGGCTTCTTCCCGCCAGTCGATAACCCGCCGGTGTTGAACTCCGTGAAGGCGGGCCGTTCGATCCCGATCAAGTTTAGCCTCGACGGCTACCAGGGCCTCGACATCTTCTGGAGCGGCTATCCTGTGTCGCGGAAGATCACCTGCGACTCCAGCGATCCGATCGATACCATCGAGGAGATCTCGGCACCAGGATCGAGCGGCCTTTCCTACGATGCAACGACCGATCAGTACACCTACATCTGGAAGACGGAAAAATCCTGGGCCAACACCTGCCGCCAGTTGATCGTCAAGCTGGCTGACGGCAGTGAGTATGTCGCGGAGTTCAGGTTTACCAAGTAA